Genomic window (Kazachstania africana CBS 2517 chromosome 10, complete genome):
ACCCATTTCAACCACGTCGTTCAAAGCTCGCATTGTTTCCTTAACCGGGGTATTTGGATCGAACCTGTGGATCTGCAATACATCAATGTAAGTACCTAATCTTTCTACCGACTTTTTAGCAGCGTCCAAAATATGTTTTCTGGAAAGGCCCTGCTGATTAGTCAAATCCAACTTACCCACTCCATCTTCAATGGCACCACCAAGAGATAAATCCAATGTTTCATCCACGGGGAAGAAAAGTTTTGTCATAATGACGACAGTTTCTCTTCTAATCTTGTattcttccaaaaattcttttaacAGCCTCTCACAGAGACCATTAGAATACACATCAGCCGTGTCAAACGTACGCAACCCCTGATCATAACAATGTTTCAGAATTTTAAAGACCTTTTCCTTATCATCTTCGATCCATTTAGCCCAATTTTTCGAACCGTACGACATACATCCCACGATAATAggtgaaattttgataccGGTGTTCCGAAACGGGATTTGCTTGACAATAGCCATAGTTTTAGGTATAAAATTCTTGAACAGCTTAATACATGGCTAGAATCGTTGCGTGAGTTATCCTTTATATATGCCCGACCAGCTTAAATTGCTTAAATGATCACGGGACTTTTTCTAAACATGTTCCTTCCAACAAAAATCAAACCCTAAAAAGTCCGGGCACATTTCCTGAAACCCTACTTATCTGGCTGGTCATTTTGGCGCGCCCGGAAAAGATCCGTCTTCTAGCCCTACTTCTCCATacaaaaactgaaaaaaaaaaaatcaaaaaaattttttttgacacatttttttttttcatttcacCGGTTGGGTTCCCGCATGGCGTAATATCGTCTTGGGCTGCAGGAAAGTCCCTCGAGAAGTATCGTCCTTTGGTAGAATGATTGAGCAACGAAAGGTCTGGTAATGTTTAAATGCTGTTGAATCCAGGCCTCAGATTAATAACTTCGAGAATCATACGTCGACAAGCAACCAGAATGTCTCTTGATCAAAAAttcgaaaaaattttcaaaaaagtgGATGAATTGAAACCACAATTCATTGATGTCTTAGCTAAAGCTATTGAAATCCCAGCTGTCTCCAGTGATGAGTCCTTGAGACCAATGGTCGTTAAGAAAGCTCATTTCTTAGCTGACCAATTGAAGTCCCTTGGCTTCTCTGACATTCAATTAAGGGAGTTAGGTACTCAACCACCTCCTGTGAATGATCCAAAACTACAATTACCTCCTGTCGTTTTAGCTCGTTACGGTAACGACCCAGCAAAGAAGACTGTCCTTGTCTACGGTCATTACGACGTTCAGCCAGCTGCTAAGGAAGATGGCTGGGACTCTGAACCATTCACATTAGTCGTCGACGAGGAAAAACAATTATTGAAAGGTAGAGGCTCTACAGATGACACTGGTCCATTAACCGGTTGGTTACACGTTGTCAGATCCCACCAAGAAGCAGGTATCGAATTCCCAGTCAATTTGATCACTTGTTTCGAAGGTATGGAAGAATCTGGTTCTTTGGGTCttgatgatttgattgCTGTTGAAGCTGACAAATACTTCAAGGATGTCGACACTGTCTGTATCTCTGATAATTACTGGTTAGGTACTAAGAAGCCAGTGTTAACCTACGGTTTAAGAGGTTGCAACTACTACCAAGTCACCATTAATGGTCCACATGCCGATTTACATTCTGGTGTCTTTGGTGGTATTATTGCCGAACCAATGATCGATTTAGTCCAAGTTATGGGTACTTTAGTTGATTCTCAAGGTAAGATCAAGATCGAAGgtattgaagaaatggTCGCCCCAGTTACTGAAAAGGAACatgaaatttatgaaaagaTCGATTTCAGtgttgaagaattaaatgCTGCGAGTGGCTCAAACACTAGCTTatacaagaagaaggaagaCATTCTAATGCACAGATGGAGATTCCCATCTCTATCCATTCATGGTGTTGAAGGTGCTTTCGCCGGTCAAGGTGCAAAGACTGTCATTCCAGCTAAAGTTGTTGGTAAATTCTCCATCAGGACCGTCCCAGATATTGACTCTGAGAAATTAACAAAGATAGTTGTTGAACATTGTGAAAGAGAATTCGCTAAATTAAATTCACCAAACACTTGTAAGGCTGAATTGATCCACGATGGTAACTACTGGGTTTCTGATCCATTCAACGCTTCTTTCACTGCTGCTGCCAAGGCTACCAAAGTCGTTTACGGTGTTGAACCAGATCTCACAAGAGAAGGTGGTTCTATCCCAATCACTTTATCCttcgaagaaaaattaaagacCAACGTCATGTTATTACCAATGGGTAGAGGTGATGATGGTGCTCATTCTATTAACGAAAAATTAGATATCAGCAACTTCGTCAACGGTATCAAGATCATGTCTGCTTACTTACACTACTATGCTGAATCTCCAGAAAAATGATTAACATTTCTATCTctttgatttatatatttattagTTTGTAGCTTCTTTACGTCTCTAgttgaatatttcaatatgaacatgaaaaaaaaaagagcgATGCCCAGAATGAATTTATTCTGAGCAAGAAAGTTCActatcatcaaatatttatgAGTCAAGTCCCCAGAAATAAGATTCTCATAGTTTTCAGTAGTGAGACAAGTGATACAACGAAGAAGGACATACTTTCCAAGATCTTTGTAcagattgaaaaagaacGGTTGAACgataatataataaaacaTATTCAATGGGAGACGAAATACTACAGAGCAGAATTAGACTTGTACGTGGACCAATACGATACTTTGAGCGAATGGATAAAAGAATTGCTATCAGAGGAGAGTACTCCGTTGCTTGAAGTACTTGCAGGTGTAATAGTTATCGATGATGCCGATATTACTGAGCATAAGGGCAAGTTCGATCAGATTAGTACCAAAATACATGATGACTCGTTTTTACTACGGTGTATCAATTCAgagaaaattcaagataGCCAAGATGAGGTTCTAAACGACGTACTGGAGACAGTGCACTTAGGAAGTCTAGGAACTGTCAATGAATTTGGTGAAAAGCTTggcattgaaagaataaaaGAGATTTTGGACACACACGCATGGGATCAAGATGTGGTAGAGCTTTTGCAAGACGATCAAATGAAGCGTCACAGGACGCATGTGGAAGATATCGATGCGATAGTTAAGAAATTGGAAGAAGCCAAATTGCAATATCAAGATTTGTCTGCCACCgaaatgaaagaagcaGATTTATACGCTCTTGAAATAGCAGAAGAAATAGCAAGATCTATATGACTTGTTGCTCGTATTAGAAAAGTGTATACACCGTATAtaatttctaataaaaatgCTTCTTGAATATTGTTAATGCAATTGGGAAGTACGTCACCAGCACAAGTTTGTTAATCACATCTAATGTAGGAGTAGAATGGAAATTTAGATTCTGAACGTTTAAGAGTAGTAAATAAAACTCACTACAATACAGAGTAGGAAGAATAACGTAAGTGACGATCTTCCAAATTATggtattcttcttcatgCCCTGACGTTTGAACAACTGTGTCCAATGAGCATATGCTTGAGACAACCCCAATGAGGCTATAAATACCGAATAACTGTGATTTTTGAGGACTAAAGCATGCTCATAATCGTCATAGAAGTGTAACACGAGAATCACATATAAAAAGTTCAAATCCTTGACAAAAGTGCTGGATAACACAGCTCTTTTGAATCCTCTGAATTTAAGCAACCAAAACAACTCACCCACAGAGGCATAGAGTAATAAGCCCATCAAAAATTCGTGGATCCCACCTGGTAAGAACCTTGAACTTGCCAAAATGATCAAAATTAGCCATCTAGCAAAAAGAGCAGCGAAACAAAAACTCGTTGAGAGTTGATAGTATTGATATAGCTTATGGGTGAATCGTGTAAATGCCATAGTAGTCTTAGTTGAGATCGTCTAGTCTTTCTACCGAAGTGATGCTGATGGTCTTAATAgcattttccaaatattcGCGTGGCCTTaatccatttttcaataatgaaatattcttatattaataaaaaatgagCATATCTTAGTAGAAGGAGCCCCTCTGGAGACTAACGGGAACTGATATTATGTTGACTACAGATATAAGATCGAGCTTTCTAATATGTGTTGTCTGCTTGATGACTGTTGTGTTTGCCTTCTCAGCTCAAGAAgttgaaatattcaaattacaaaatgaaataGCCAAAAGATATGGTGAAACTATAGACTTTTACAAGCTATTGAAGATCACAAACAAGGCTACTAGTCGTGAAATTACCAAGAATCTTAGAAAGCTATCAAAGAAGTACCATCCTGATAAAAACCCCAAATATAGAAAGTTATACGAACGTCTCAATCTAGCTACTCAGATTCTAGCTGATGATACACGTAGGAAGACCTACGATtactatttgaaaaatggattcCCAGATTATGACTTTAGTAAAGGTGggtttttcttcaacaggGTGCAGCCAAAGACGTGGATAATCTTGTCATTTGTTTATGTTGCTATCAGTGTTATTCACTATATTATCTTAAGACTGCAATATAAGTCAGACGTTAGACGTATCCAATTCTTCATTAACCAGTGCAAAGATCAGGACGATACCAGCGGTTTGGGCGAAAAAAGACTGTCTTTCAAACAGCatgaggaagatgaagCTAAAGAACTGATTGTTAGGTTTGGTGATGTTTATATCATTGAAGAAGACGGTAAGACGGAGACGTTGATTTCACCTGACACAATCAGCACcccaacaatttttgacaGTGCCTTCTTCAGGTTGCCAGGCTGGTTTTATAACAAAACCATTGGTAAATTCTTCGACAGATCTTTACAGAAGGATGGCAAGAAATTAGGTACTAAGAAGGATAattagaaagaagaaaagtgtcattattttattCTATTATAATGAAATAGGAAGTGcaaagaataaataatattatatgtaaatatataatcatcattgataaaaaaaatgttacaTTTATTTTCATGGAGGTCCTAGTATTATCACACCATTACGTTCATTTCTCGCATCTATGGAGTTTTGGCCCTTAGCAATCAGGACCTCTCTCAGCTTGTCGTGCAAATCAGATTCTGTGGATAATTGCTCCTCAAGGTCTTGGACGTTGATAAGTTCATTGCCCTCGTCTGCTTCGTCAATGTGCGACGTAATGGTTGGACTTGTAGGTGAAGTATCATAATTTTGATCCATAATAACCGAactgttattattatctggGAATTGTGGTATGATATTACCATTACCATCATCAACATAAGTACCACCTCCAAGGATTTTTGAATACATTAATCTTGTTTCATTGAGTACTTCCTCAGAATAGTATTTCCAACCGTCATCTTGTAATGTATCATAAATGGTTGGAGATATCAATTCTACCTTGtataatttagaaaatttcacaACTTCCTCAGCAATTAAGACTAGATGCCCCATATAGCCAAGGTTTGTATGTCTTTTATCATAAAATTCGTAAGAATCTTTATAAGCCTGAAGTATTAAGCTGTTAGTGATCTTGAAATCaacattttcttcagcagATTTATCAGTGTATTTGAGGGAATCGTTAACATTGAATAATGAATAGACTAAGAATGaattatatgaaaaatCCATTCTACCGTTGAAAATTTGCTgaacaatatcaaatataacATTATGCCAAAAATTATTCCACGGGAATTTCATAAACATTGTCAAAACTTTTGGTATTATTCTATTGTCATATAGAGTAATCTTGTAAAAGTCACCTATAGTTGGTTTAGTccttaattttttattttgattattattaatgtATGGAATCTCAAAACTTTCATCTATTTCACTATCATCGCTTTCCGTTTCAGGAATGTTGTTATCTGAAAACTGACTTTGTTTTAACAgaaaattatcattatcattagtATCATTATGAATGTCATTATTaacatcattattattactggTATTAGTAGTTACATCATTTGTTGTGGTATCATCATTagtttcattatcattaatGACTAAACGCTTGAAATTAGTGGTTATAGTATTactatcttcattattgataGAATTACTGTCATGGTTGAATctataattttttcgaaATGCATCACGTTTA
Coding sequences:
- the IRC6 gene encoding Irc6p (similar to Saccharomyces cerevisiae YFR043C; ancestral locus Anc_3.550) — translated: MSQVPRNKILIVFSSETSDTTKKDILSKIFVQIEKERLNDNIIKHIQWETKYYRAELDLYVDQYDTLSEWIKELLSEESTPLLEVLAGVIVIDDADITEHKGKFDQISTKIHDDSFLLRCINSEKIQDSQDEVLNDVLETVHLGSLGTVNEFGEKLGIERIKEILDTHAWDQDVVELLQDDQMKRHRTHVEDIDAIVKKLEEAKLQYQDLSATEMKEADLYALEIAEEIARSI
- the ERJ5 gene encoding Erj5p (similar to Saccharomyces cerevisiae ERJ5 (YFR041C); ancestral locus Anc_3.548) translates to MLTTDIRSSFLICVVCLMTVVFAFSAQEVEIFKLQNEIAKRYGETIDFYKLLKITNKATSREITKNLRKLSKKYHPDKNPKYRKLYERLNLATQILADDTRRKTYDYYLKNGFPDYDFSKGGFFFNRVQPKTWIILSFVYVAISVIHYIILRLQYKSDVRRIQFFINQCKDQDDTSGLGEKRLSFKQHEEDEAKELIVRFGDVYIIEEDGKTETLISPDTISTPTIFDSAFFRLPGWFYNKTIGKFFDRSLQKDGKKLGTKKDN
- the DUG1 gene encoding metallodipeptidase (similar to Saccharomyces cerevisiae DUG1 (YFR044C); ancestral locus Anc_3.555), whose product is MSLDQKFEKIFKKVDELKPQFIDVLAKAIEIPAVSSDESLRPMVVKKAHFLADQLKSLGFSDIQLRELGTQPPPVNDPKLQLPPVVLARYGNDPAKKTVLVYGHYDVQPAAKEDGWDSEPFTLVVDEEKQLLKGRGSTDDTGPLTGWLHVVRSHQEAGIEFPVNLITCFEGMEESGSLGLDDLIAVEADKYFKDVDTVCISDNYWLGTKKPVLTYGLRGCNYYQVTINGPHADLHSGVFGGIIAEPMIDLVQVMGTLVDSQGKIKIEGIEEMVAPVTEKEHEIYEKIDFSVEELNAASGSNTSLYKKKEDILMHRWRFPSLSIHGVEGAFAGQGAKTVIPAKVVGKFSIRTVPDIDSEKLTKIVVEHCEREFAKLNSPNTCKAELIHDGNYWVSDPFNASFTAAAKATKVVYGVEPDLTREGGSIPITLSFEEKLKTNVMLLPMGRGDDGAHSINEKLDISNFVNGIKIMSAYLHYYAESPEK
- the KEG1 gene encoding Keg1p (similar to Saccharomyces cerevisiae YFR042W; ancestral locus Anc_3.549) is translated as MAFTRFTHKLYQYYQLSTSFCFAALFARWLILIILASSRFLPGGIHEFLMGLLLYASVGELFWLLKFRGFKRAVLSSTFVKDLNFLYVILVLHFYDDYEHALVLKNHSYSVFIASLGLSQAYAHWTQLFKRQGMKKNTIIWKIVTYVILPTLYCSEFYLLLLNVQNLNFHSTPTLDVINKLVLVTYFPIALTIFKKHFY